In Lotus japonicus ecotype B-129 chromosome 5, LjGifu_v1.2, one genomic interval encodes:
- the LOC130717559 gene encoding uncharacterized protein LOC130717559, with amino-acid sequence MVGLSLGERHFIQGGIAQDLRCDGRKRLTYRPIYVETGVIPQAHGSARIRMGATEVIASVKAELGKPSLLQPDKGKVSIYIDCSSTAEPAFEGRGGDDLSAELSVALQRSLLGAKSGAGAGIDLSSLIVVEGKICWDLYIDGLVVSSDGNLLDALGAAIKAALSNTGIPRVQVAAGASGDEKPEVEISDDEFLQFDTSGVPVIVTLTKVGRHSIVDATSEEESQMSSAVSISVNRQGHICGITKRGSVGLDPSIVLDMISVAKHVSEQLINKLDSEIASAEAEDDS; translated from the exons ATGGTGGGTTTATCTCTTGGTGAGCGACATTTCATCCAAGGTGGCATTGCTCAGGATCTTCGCTGTGATGGTAGAAAGAGATTGACTTACCGGCCAATCTATGTTGAAACTGGAGTGATTCCTCAG GCACATGGTTCAGCTAGAATCAGAATGGGTGCTACAGAGGTCATTGCCAGTGTGAAG GCTGAACTTGGGAAGCCAAGCTTATTACAACCTGACAAAGGGAAAGTCtctatatatattgattgtagTTCGACTGCAGAGCCAGCTTTTGAG GGTAGAGGGGGTGATGACTTGTCAGCAGAACTGTCTGTAGCTCTTCAACGCAGTCTCTTGGGCGCTAAAAGTGGAGCAG GTGCTGGTATTGATCTCTCCTCGCTCATTGTTGTTGAAGGGAAAATTTGTTGGGATCTTTATATTGATGGACTTGTTGTTAGCTCAGATGGAAATTTGTTAGACGCACTAGGGGCTGCCATTAAG GCTGCTTTGAGCAATACAGGTATTCCAAGAGTCCAAGTTGCTGCTGGTGCGTCAGGTGATGAGAAACCAGAAGTTGAAATAAGTGATGATGAGTTTTTGCAGTTTGACACATCTGGAGTCCCTGTTATAGTTACACTGACTAAG GTTGGGAGGCACTCTATCGTGGATGCCACATCAGAAGAGGAATCACAAATGAGCTCTGCTGTTTCCATATCTGTTAATAGGCAAGGTCACATCTGTGGTATCACCAAACGAGGAAGTGTTGGGCTGGATCCAAGTATCGTTCTTGATATGATATCTGTGGCTAAGCATGTGAGCGAGCAGTTAATAAACAAACTGGATTCAGAAATAGCTTCTGCTGAAGCTGAAGATGACTCATGA
- the LOC130717916 gene encoding enhancer of rudimentary homolog, translating to MANNRHTIILMQTSHNRATRTFMDYASITQAMEGICGLYERKLKELNPAIRSLSYDISDLYNFIDGLADMSALVYDTSIHAYLPHDRQWIKQRTFQHLKKLAH from the exons ATG GCTAATAATCGGCACACAATTATTCTAATGCAAACCTCTCACAACAGAGCAACCAGAACTTTCATGGATTATGCTTCAATAACACAGGCCATGGAAG GCATATGTGGACTGTATGAAAGGAAACTGAAGGAGTTGAATCCGGCCATCAGAAGTCTCTCTTATGATATTTCGGATCTCTACAACTTCATAGATGGTCTTGCAGACATGAGTGCTCTAGt TTATGATACCTCAATTCATGCTTACTTGCCACATGATCGCCAGTGGATTAAGCAGCGAACCTTTCAACATTTGAAGAAATTGGCACATTGA